The Vibrio sp. STUT-A11 region CGAATGTTGTGCTATTGATCTCATATTTAGTGTGGTTTTTTTACCGAGAAACCTTGTTTTCTGAGAAAAATGAACCATGCTTTAAGTGTAAAGCAACATGACTGCTTCAAAAGGAGGGACGTGACGTTTTACTCACAATTTGGATGGATTCAAACCCTACGGTAATTCCTCGTTTTAAGTTTGGGATGCATCTATAGACTTCCCGATTCGCAAACTCACGATTGAGTAACGAGGTAGAGGCGCACTTGAAACGTGCGCCTTCTTAATGTTTGTTTCCTTTGGCTAGCTTTAGTCCAATCGTCGCTTCCCACTTGAAAATTTTCTATTCCGCGTTAATGTTTCGTCAACTGTTGCTGCTTTGAAAAATCAGATGCGTTCCTTGTCCATTTTATTACTTTCTACTTTTAATGTTCTGTTTTCGTCTTCCGTCTTGGCACTGGATAATGGCTGGTGGCAAAGTGTGCTGTCCGAACAATCTTTGAATCAGGTAAAGAGCACTATTAGGACAGGTGGTCTTTGGTATCGGTGTGATAGCGAATTGAGTAACTCAGAGTCCACTGTCAGTACGTTTTGTCTAGACGAGTTCAACTACTACCACCAACCGCTTTATGGTGAAGTTATTTTACGTCAGGAAACTACGGAATTTGTTTTTCTAGCGCAATTCCAATGGCAGATCTGGAACGACTTAATTCTTAACTTAAGAAAGGATGGCTTGGTAATAAAAAGTATCCATTTTGATGAAGAAGAATTTGATGTGCTTAGCTCACTGAAAAATAAGTCAGCAGACGATGTAGATAAAGAAGTCATCTTAATGATGAATCGTTACCCACCAGAAGCTAATCGGAGAATACAGTGGGTAAGAGCAAGTGAGTTTCAATCAGCGTCTCCGAGTTTGGCGGTGTCGCTGATTAGTGATGGTGAAATGATCACGCTCCGCGTTATGCGCTTTTAGTCTCGTGCTGATTTTTGTTCTCATGATGCAGTGATAGAAACGTTGCCATTGCAGATTCATCTAAAAAGCCATCCGCTTTTTTATGTGAGCGCAGATATTGGTAACCAGCGATAAGTTTACGATGCATCTCTTGCTCATCCTCTGGCAGTGTTTCGTTCATCACGAATTGAAAAGCGAGTTTATACGCCTCCAAATCCACCACTTCAGCACGGCGATAAAGGTACCCGCACCCCGTAGCCAACCATTCAAGAGAGCAGTTTGCACGCATCGCAATTTGATTCGCTTTGGTTAAGCTTGGTTCACTACCTTTTAAATATTTTCGGATTAATGCTTCCGAGACATCAACGCGTCGCGCAAAACCGCTGATGCTTTCTTCGCCAATTAAAGTCGATAATCGTTGGGCAAAAGACATATTTCGTACTCCAGTTCGAATTGTGAAAGTTTACCCGTTGAGACCGTGCGAAAACAAGACTAGGATGAAAGCAGATCAATTAAAGGAGAGAACCAATGGTTGCAAAAGTTGTAACTGCACCAAGTGGCCCAGAATTTTCAGAACTGGTTCAAGGATATTGGCGCACAGTGGATTGGGGAATGACGGCTCAAGAGCGTTTGACCTTTCTTAAGCAACATGTGGAACTAGGTATTACAACGGTTGACCACGCTGATATTTATGGCAATTACGAGTGCGAATCACTGTTTGGTGAGGCGTTAAAGCTGGATAGTAGCGTGCGCGAGCAAATTCAGATCGTAACTAAATGTGATATCAATTTATGTGGTGATAAAACCCCAGAACGTAAAATTAACCATTACGACACGAGTTCTGCGCACATTTACCAATCGGTAAACAACTCACTTGAGCGTTTAAATGTCGACGAAATCGACGTTCTGCTTATTCACCGCCCAGACGTTTTAATGGACGCGGACGAAGTGGCAGAAGCATTTTCAGAGCTGCATAAAGTAGGTAAAGTGAAACACTTTGGTGTATCAAACTTTTCTCCACGTCAATTTGAGTTGTTGCAATCGCGTTTGGGTAAACCACTCGTGACAAACCAAGTGGAAATAAACCCGCTTAACTTTGAGGTTGCGCACGATGGCACGCTAGATCAGATGCAAATGCTGCGCGCTCGTCCAATGGCTTGGTCTTGCTTAGGTGGCGGCTCTATTTTTAGCGGCGACAGTGAACAGGCGGTTCGTGTACGTAATGAGCTAGAAGCCATTCGAGAGGAAGTCGGTGCCGCCAGTATTGATCAGGTGATTTACGCTTGGGTTCGTCGTCTGCCTTCTAATCCAATCCCAATTATTGGTTCTGGTAAGATTGAGCGCGTTCAAACGGCTGTTGATGCATTAAACATCGAGTTGACTCGTGAACAGTGGTATCGCGTTTGGGTTGCATCTAAAGGACACGGGGTGCCATAGAACACCCTCACGACATCAATAATTGTATTAGGCATCCACATTGGGTGCCTTTTTTGTATACTTATTCTGTGTGCTTGTTACGAAGAATATGATTATGGACTTTAATCTTGCTTTAAAACTCTATACAGCAGAACAAGTCAAAAATAGCGAAGTTATTGCTGCGCAGATGGCTGGTGTTTCAATGTATAGCTTGATGCAACGAGCTGGGATGGCCGTTTATGAGCACTTTCTGCATCTATACCCCAGAGCAAAGAACGTATTGGTCGTTTGCGGGAAAGGAAATAATGGCGGAGATGGTTATATCTTTGCTTCTCTCGCTAAGCAAGCACAGCTCAATGTGAAGGTCTTTCAGCTAGGAGATACTACTTCACTCACTGGCGATGCACTCTGTGCTTACGAAGATTGGCAAACTGTTGATGGGCAAAACAGCAGTTGGGATGACTGGAACACGGCGTTGCTGGAAGCAGACGTCATTATTGATGCAATGCTGGGAACGGGGTTAAGTGGTGAAGTGAGAAAAGAGTATCGCCGCTATATTGAGCAAATTAACCAGATTCGTTGCCCTGTAATCGCTATCGATATTCCGTCCGGTTTATGCGCCAACACCGGAGCTGTATTGGGTGATGCGATTTATGCAAACCATACCGTTACTTTTATCGGCGTCAAACAAGGTTTAGTTACCGCCCGGGCGAGAGATCATGTTGGTGAATTGCACTTTTGTGGTTTGGGCGTCAATGTAGAATTTGACTCTATAGAAGAGGAGAGTGCACTAGGTATCGATCACCAGGTCATCCCTCGACTTTTACCGTTACAAAAACCAACCGCTCATAAAGGCGATAACGGCAAATTGCTTTGTGTCGGAGGCAATCTCGGGATGTCGGGTGCGATTCGCTTCTGCGCGTCGGCAGCAGTACGCAGTGGTTCTGGGTTAACAGCAGCAATAACACACCCTGATAGCCTGATACCACTACAAATAGCCTGCCCAGAAGTGATGAGCCAAAGCATCACGGCGGATGAATTGCGGAATACCGAAAATGAACTGACTAAGCGAATTAGATGGGCGGATGCGTTAGTTTTTGGACCAGGATTTGGCGATGATGAATGGGCTTATCAAGCTTATCAATATTTGTCACAGCCACATAAACCGAAAGTCGTCGATGCCGACGGATTGAATATACTGGCGATGCTCAGTCAGCGTTATGATGGAACGCTAGTATGCGATAATCAACGAGTGATGGCACCTCATCCGGGAGAAGCGGCGCGTTTGCTAAATGTGACCACGCAAGACGTTGAACGTGACCGATATTCAGCCGCTCGGCAGTTGCACGAACGTTTTGGTGGCGTGGTGGTACTGAAAGGCGCTGGGACGCTCATTTATGATGGCATACGAATGTATGTCTGTCTGGCTGGTAATCCGGGGATGGCAAGCGGAGGAATGGGAGATGTCCTCTCTGGTGTTATTGGTGCGTTGCTGGCGAAAGGTATACCAATCTCTATCGCTGCCAGATTAGGCGTCATGATCCATAGTCATGCGGCGGATATCAATGTGGGTCATTATGGTGAACGCGGGTTATTAGCTAGTGATGTGGTAGAGACACTTCGCGTTGCCATGAATCCATGAAAGTTTGGTCCGATTTTGTGAAAATCTTTGTATTTCAATCTGCAGGTTAGGGCATTACTTGCGTGGAATTTGATGGATTTGAGATATGAAGCGTTTGAATCTGGTCACTGAGACGCAACGGTTTGCGCAATCGTTTTAGAGTTGCGTTATCTTAACTTATTGAATTTGTTAAATAAGAAAAAGGTTTGATGGTTTGATAGGTGTTTTTGATATGCGATTATCAAGATGGTAACACAAAAAAATTTCAAATATCAGACTTGTAGGAAATAAATCACAGCCTATAATGCTGAAAACCGGAGCGTCTGCCAACGCTCCGGTTTTTTTGTGTCCGAAGAACAGTGAACTCGTCTGCCAACGACTTCACTACGCACTCTGAGATGACACATAGATATATGAATCAAGGAATTACACAATGCGTATCGAACAAGAACTTAAGTTAGGTTTCAAAGATGTACTGTTTCGCCCGAAACGTTCTACCCTTAAAAGCCGTTCTCAAGTAAATTTAACCCGCGATTTTACATTCAAGCATAGTGGTCGTCAATGGTCTGGTGTGCCTGTAATTGCAGCTAATATGGATTCTGTTGGTAGCTTTGAAATGGCTACTGCGTTAGCTGAGCATGGTGTAATGACGGCTGTGCATAAACACTACACAGTCGAAGATTGGGCAGAGTTTGCGAAATCAGCAAGCAAAGCAACACTAAACAACGTGATGGTGTCTACTGGTACATCTGATGCAGACTTCCAAAAGACCAAAGACATCATGGCGCTTTCAGAAGAGTTCGTTTTCATCTGTGTTGATATCGCAAATGGTTATTCAGAGCACTTAGTCGAGTATGTAGAACGCGTACGCGCAGCATTCCCAGACAAAGTTATCTCTGCTGGTAACGTTGTTACTGGCGACATGTGTGAAGAGCTAATTCTTGCTGGTGCAGACATTGTGAAAGTGGGTATTGGCCCAGGTTCAGTTTGTACGACACGCGTTAAAACCGGTGTTGGTTACCCGCAACTTTCTGCAATCATCGAATGTGGTGATGCGGCGCACGGCCTTGGCGGTATGATCATCGGCGACGGTGGTTGTTCTTGCGCTGGTGACGTTTCTAAAGCGTTCGGTGGCGGCGCAGACTTTGTGATGCTTGGTGGCATGCTGGCTGGTCACGAAGAGTCAGGCGGTGAAGTTATCGAGAAAGATGGCAAAACCTTCATGAAATTCTACGGCATGTCTTCTCAGTCGGCTATGGACAAGCACTCAGGCGGTGTGGCTAAGTACCGCGCAGCTGAAGGAAAAACCGTACTATTACCTTACCGCGGCAGTGTTCACGGTACTATCTCAGATATCCTCGGCGGGGTACGTTCAACCTGTACATACGTAGGTGCAGCAAAGCTTAAAGAGCTAACGAAGCGCACGACGTTCATCCGCGTACAAGAGCAAGAGAACAACGTATTCGGTAAAGAGTAAATCGACTGAATATCGGAAAAACCGAAGAGTTAAGAGCCGTATTTTACGGCTCTTTTTTGCCCTAAATTTGCCTAGTGGCGACAAAGTGGCGACAGAGCTATAAAAAATTTTGTGGCGACAGGCTATAAATTGCAAAGAGGGTTACGGGTAATGGCCTCAGATAAATGGTCTGGTGCGAAGTGCGCGTAGCGCATCGTCATTGATATATCTGCGTGGCCGAGTACATCACGTAATACTAAAATGTTTCCCCCATTCATCATAAAATGACTGGCGAACGTATGACGCAATACGTGCGAGGCTTGCCCGGAAGGTAACGTAATGCGACTTTGTTTTTGAGAATGTAGCAAAGCGGGGTATAGCACTCTTCAAACAATTTTCCTGATGTCGGCTTGAATATCTCTTCGTACAACTCTTTGGAGATGGGAACAGTACGATTCTTTTTGGTTTTTGTATTGGTGTACGTGACTTTGTACTGGGAAAGTTGACTGCCTTGTAGTTGCGCCGCCTCGTTCCATCGTGCTCCAGTCGCCAAGCAAAGTTTCACCACCTTCACCATATCTGAAATAGGGTGCTGTTCTGCATGATCCAGCAATAAGCTAATCTGCTCTTTAGTTAAGAACATCATAGCTCTTTCAGATTCTATGAAAGGCTTAATATCGTCTAGCGGGTTTGGTGGGCTTTGTTGCGTAATTCAGACAGAAAACCAAACCACCTGAAATTGAACAATTATCAAACAACATACTGAGTTTCGGGCATACCAAGCCCTGTAAGCTTGTTCAGCGCTTTAATCATGGCGTAGGTTTCGCCAACTTGAGCATTGTAGTTTCTCAGGCTTAACGTCGCACCAAGTAGCTGCTTCACACGGTACATGGCCGTTTCAGAGAGTGAACGCTTGTGATACCATACCGCTTTTTCCACTCGCTTATGGTTTCTTCATCGATCCAGAAAGTGAGTGAACCACGGTTGATTAGAGCTTTGTTGTACTGTTTCCAGTTATTTGTTTTGTAACGAGGTTTCGGCATAAGGCTACGATGATTAACTGATGTAGCCGATCAGATCGTAACTTCCTAGTTTAGTTCCATCGAATTACGCAACAAAGCCCCCTCTAATCAAAGAGGGGCTTGAAAAATACTTTATGTTTTTGCTCATTCAAGAAAGGCATCAAGCGCTTGAGTAGGCTGGCGCGTATTTGGATCCCATGCACCCAAGGTATAGCCTTGCCAACTATATGCCTGTGGCTCCCAGTAGAAAATCCCAATGCCTTTATCTTGATTAACACTTCGTACTTTTTGGATCATATCGGCAACGATAGTCTTTGCTTGAGGCTCATCCCAAGGCACGCCAATTTCAGTGATCATCACTTCCGTTCCGTAGCGCTCGACCATATCATTGAGATTAGAGAGGCATTCATTGTTTGCTTCTTGCCAAGTAAGGCCAGTAGCATTCTTGGGATAGGATGATGCGCCAATAACATCCCACCAAGCACTGTTGGATTGTAAGCCATCAAGAATCCATCGGAAATTAGCATTGTCGTGACAGTTTGCTAAATGGACAATGACCTTAGCATCTGGGAATACTTCTTTGGCTGCGTTTCGTCCGCTATTAAACAACCATGCATAGTTACGCATGTTGCTTGAAGCCATTCCTTCATTCCATAGCATTCCGTTGTTGGTTTCATTACCGACTTGAATCCATTTTGGTGTAATACCTGCAGCTTTTAAGGTGTTGAGTGAGTCTCTAGTGTAAGACCATACTTGTCCCATTAAATCTTCGAAGCTCAGTTGTTGCCATGCTGCGGGTTTCCATTGGTTGCCTGGATCGGCCCAAGTGTCGCTATAGTGGAAGTCAATCATCACGTCCATATTTGCGTCTTTGGCCCAATGCGCTTTGACAATTACATCATCCAGTGAGCTGTAATAACCATCACTGGGATTAACCCAGACACGAAGACGCACTGCGTTCATACCATGGTCTCGTAATATTGAAAGGACATCTTGTCGATAGCCCCAATCGTTGTAGAACTCGTAGCCACTGTCTTCCATCTGAGTTATCCAACTAATATCCGCACCTTTAATAAAAGCGTGAGAATAGTTTGAGGCCACTAATGAGCCGAAGATAGCTAGGGATTTTAGGGTGTTGTTCATCGTTTCACCATTTTTATATATTCACGTTTTGATTGTTTTTAAACGTAAATAATATAGCAACGGATTTTAGTGTAGAGGTGATGTATAAAAGTGTTAGTGATTATTTTTATAAGGTTATTTGCGTAGTTGTGATTCTGGATAAATTATCTAAGTAAATTTACTTAGATAATTGTGAATATGATCTATCTACAAATGTATCAAATCATAAATTAAGCCGAAGTTAGTTAATTTTAAAACTGTCTCGCCAGATAAATTCATGACCAAATAAAACCGTTTTTTTGTATTTTCTGCCTTCTATTTTTTCAATAAACATATCTATTGCGACTTCTCCCATTTCAAACGGGAACAGTCGCATTGTAGTCAGGCTTGGACTCATATGTCGGGCTGACGAGATATCATTGGTGCCGATGACTTGTATATCGGTTGGAATGGTTAACCCTGCCTCATAAATGGCTCGATAAACACCAACGGCCACCATATCTGTCGCTGCGTAGACCACATCGGGAAGTTCATCGAGTTGTAGCATTTCTTTCATTGCTTGATACCCCGATTCGATGCAATACTCTTTACTCACTTTACATAGCGCATCGTGATACAAGCCGTTTTCTTTGGTCACTTTACGAAAAGTATGTAAGCGCTCCTCGTTATTGCCAATAAAAGCAGGTCGTTTACAATGGCTTTTCAGCACATTTTGCATAACATCATTGGACAACGCCAGCCGGTCAATTAAGACTGCATCGGTTTTGCTACCTAAAGGGTTCGAGTCAACAAATATGATATTGTGGTTAGCTTGATATAAAGTATCTACAACTTGTTTGGAGAAATGTCCGACTGCAATGACGGCCGGAGCCTTTTCTATTAGATTTATATTAGTATCGATTTGGTCTAAATGGAGTGTTCTTAAATCGACGCCTTTTTCTAAACAACGATTTTGAATGCCAGCACGAATAGAAGTGAAATACGGGTCGTCTATTTCCTGTGTCGGAGTCAAAAAGTTCAACATAACAACATCACGTACGCCAAGTGGCTTATTCGTTTTGGTTGCTTCATGATGAACAAACTGTTTTTTACTGCGTTTAGGGGATTGATAGCCAAGCGACTCTACTGCCTCCAAAATGGCCCGTTTTTTGTCTTCACTTACAGACAAAGTAGGGTCTTCGTTAAGAAAGCGAGAAATAGTGGAAGTAGAAATCTTCGCTCTTTGTGCAATGTCTTTAAGTGTAGCCAAAAGATTACCCTATATTATATTTATTGGACGGTCCTAGCATGCCAAAGAGCATACTGAATGCTCTTTGGCACCAAAGCGCTAATGTGTTGATTGTACAGAATCAAATTTAATGACGTTTCCATCAGGTTCAAAAATGTGTAAATGGGAAGGTGATGTAAATAGCGAAATTGACTCACCAGGCTGTACTTGTGTGTCCCCATGATGAAGGTATTTGAAGTCATCCACGCCGCCACATTGGCCAAAGATGTAAGTCATGCCTCCCAGTCTCTCGACCACTTCACATTGGAATGCGAGTGTGATCATATCTGGATTTGTCGTGAGGTGTTCTGGTCGAATACCTAACGTTAGATTTTTACCTATTTCAACCTGAGCTGTTTTTATCGGTAAAGTGATTGAACGGCCCACATCCAGACTCACTGTTAAGCTCGTTTCATCCCACCCTTCAACAGTACAAGGAAGAAAGTTCATTTTCGGAGAGCCGATAAATCCGGCAACAAATCTGTTAATTGGGTTATGGTAGAGATCCATTGGTGAACCAACTTGCTCAACTTTGCCATCACGAAGCACGACGATTTTATCTGCTAATGTCATGGCTTCGACTTGGTCGTGCGTTACGTAGATCATGGTTGACTTAAGCTCTTGGTGTAACTTTGCAATATGAAGCCGCATGTCGACGCGTAATTCTGCGTCTAGGTTTGATAGCGGCTCATCAAATAGAAACACTTTTGGATCTCGAACGATTGCTCGGCCGATAGCAACGCGTTGGCGTTGGCCTCCTGACAGTTGGGCTGGTTTACGATCGAGTAGATGTTCTAACTGCAGAGCTTTACCGACCAACTGCACTTTTTTATCTCGTTCTTCTTTAGGTACTTTGTTTACTTTTAGTGAGTAACCCATATTTTCTGCAACAGTCATATGCGGGTATAGCGCATAAGACTGGAACACCATCGCCACCCCTCGTTCTGAGGGTGGAGTATCGTTAACGACATTGCCCGAAATAGATATTGCGCCATCACTGATGTCTTCCAGACCAGCAATCATACGCAAGAGCGTTGATTTGCCACAGCCCGATGGGCCAACAAACACCACAAACTCACCTTCTTCTATCGACAAGTTTACGTTGTGAATGGTTTGGGTATCGTCAAAACGTTTTACGACATTGGATAATTGGATCGAAGACATTTTAAATTCCTCTTAAATGATAATAAATAAAGTGTGTGATCTAATTCGTCTTTTATTTAGTAAATTTTATTTTCACTTGTTTGTTTTATCACAATAACTGCTAGCTATAGTGATTGGAATCACATCAATGAATAACCTGTATGGAAAAAATAACACAAAGGAGCATATTTGCACCATAAATTTTATTTTTTACCAAAAACGAAAGGCGTGAAATTTTATGGATAATAATAAATTTAGTAAAAAACTATCTGCTCTCGCAGTTACTGCTCTATTTTGTTCGCCAATGGCGTTGGCGCAGCAGTCCTTATTAGTCTGGGAAGACATTCAAAAGTCTTTTGGTAATGAAGAAGCGGTCGCTGCTTTTGAAAAACAACACGATGTGAAAGTGAATGTGCTTGAAATGCCATATGGCGGTCAGGTCGAATCTTTGCGTATGGACGGCCCTGCAGGCACTGGCCCTGACGTCGTGTTGATTCCACATGATCAGATTGGTGGGGCGGTTATCCAAGGTTTACTTGCTCCAGTTCAGGTCGATAAAGTCGTTACCGATACATTTAGTCAATCTTCTATTAACGCTTTGACTTACAATGGCGTGCTATACGGTTTGCCAAAATCCGTTGAAACCGTATTTATGGTTTACAACAAAGATCTTATTTCTGAACTGCCAGAAACGATGGACGAAATATTTGAGCTGTCTAAGAAGTTTCGTGAAGAGAATAAATACGGTTTGCTGGCTAAATGGGATGAGCTTTATTACACCTACGGAATTTTAAACGGTATGGGTGGTGATGTTTTCGCTAAAAAAGACGACGGCTCGTACGATCCTAATAAAATATTACTGAATACTCCAGGGGCAGTCGAAGGCGCGAAATTCATTCAGAAGTTCTATGACTCTAAAGTCTTCCCTACAGGCATCATTGGTAATAACGGGCTTAATGCTATCGATTCACTATTCACGTCGGGCAAAGCAGCGATTGTTCAAACTGGTCCTTGGGCGCTCCAGCCTTACAAAGAAGCAGGGATCAACTACGGTGTAGCGCCTCTTCCAAAATTACCATCTGGTGAGCAAATGGGTTCATTTATGGGGGTTAAGAGTTACAGCATTTCCACTTTCTCGAAA contains the following coding sequences:
- a CDS encoding helix-turn-helix transcriptional regulator yields the protein MSFAQRLSTLIGEESISGFARRVDVSEALIRKYLKGSEPSLTKANQIAMRANCSLEWLATGCGYLYRRAEVVDLEAYKLAFQFVMNETLPEDEQEMHRKLIAGYQYLRSHKKADGFLDESAMATFLSLHHENKNQHETKSA
- a CDS encoding aldo/keto reductase family oxidoreductase encodes the protein MVAKVVTAPSGPEFSELVQGYWRTVDWGMTAQERLTFLKQHVELGITTVDHADIYGNYECESLFGEALKLDSSVREQIQIVTKCDINLCGDKTPERKINHYDTSSAHIYQSVNNSLERLNVDEIDVLLIHRPDVLMDADEVAEAFSELHKVGKVKHFGVSNFSPRQFELLQSRLGKPLVTNQVEINPLNFEVAHDGTLDQMQMLRARPMAWSCLGGGSIFSGDSEQAVRVRNELEAIREEVGAASIDQVIYAWVRRLPSNPIPIIGSGKIERVQTAVDALNIELTREQWYRVWVASKGHGVP
- a CDS encoding NAD(P)H-hydrate dehydratase; the encoded protein is MDFNLALKLYTAEQVKNSEVIAAQMAGVSMYSLMQRAGMAVYEHFLHLYPRAKNVLVVCGKGNNGGDGYIFASLAKQAQLNVKVFQLGDTTSLTGDALCAYEDWQTVDGQNSSWDDWNTALLEADVIIDAMLGTGLSGEVRKEYRRYIEQINQIRCPVIAIDIPSGLCANTGAVLGDAIYANHTVTFIGVKQGLVTARARDHVGELHFCGLGVNVEFDSIEEESALGIDHQVIPRLLPLQKPTAHKGDNGKLLCVGGNLGMSGAIRFCASAAVRSGSGLTAAITHPDSLIPLQIACPEVMSQSITADELRNTENELTKRIRWADALVFGPGFGDDEWAYQAYQYLSQPHKPKVVDADGLNILAMLSQRYDGTLVCDNQRVMAPHPGEAARLLNVTTQDVERDRYSAARQLHERFGGVVVLKGAGTLIYDGIRMYVCLAGNPGMASGGMGDVLSGVIGALLAKGIPISIAARLGVMIHSHAADINVGHYGERGLLASDVVETLRVAMNP
- a CDS encoding GMP reductase, whose amino-acid sequence is MRIEQELKLGFKDVLFRPKRSTLKSRSQVNLTRDFTFKHSGRQWSGVPVIAANMDSVGSFEMATALAEHGVMTAVHKHYTVEDWAEFAKSASKATLNNVMVSTGTSDADFQKTKDIMALSEEFVFICVDIANGYSEHLVEYVERVRAAFPDKVISAGNVVTGDMCEELILAGADIVKVGIGPGSVCTTRVKTGVGYPQLSAIIECGDAAHGLGGMIIGDGGCSCAGDVSKAFGGGADFVMLGGMLAGHEESGGEVIEKDGKTFMKFYGMSSQSAMDKHSGGVAKYRAAEGKTVLLPYRGSVHGTISDILGGVRSTCTYVGAAKLKELTKRTTFIRVQEQENNVFGKE
- a CDS encoding arabinogalactan endo-1,4-beta-galactosidase; the encoded protein is MNNTLKSLAIFGSLVASNYSHAFIKGADISWITQMEDSGYEFYNDWGYRQDVLSILRDHGMNAVRLRVWVNPSDGYYSSLDDVIVKAHWAKDANMDVMIDFHYSDTWADPGNQWKPAAWQQLSFEDLMGQVWSYTRDSLNTLKAAGITPKWIQVGNETNNGMLWNEGMASSNMRNYAWLFNSGRNAAKEVFPDAKVIVHLANCHDNANFRWILDGLQSNSAWWDVIGASSYPKNATGLTWQEANNECLSNLNDMVERYGTEVMITEIGVPWDEPQAKTIVADMIQKVRSVNQDKGIGIFYWEPQAYSWQGYTLGAWDPNTRQPTQALDAFLE
- a CDS encoding LacI family DNA-binding transcriptional regulator; this translates as MATLKDIAQRAKISTSTISRFLNEDPTLSVSEDKKRAILEAVESLGYQSPKRSKKQFVHHEATKTNKPLGVRDVVMLNFLTPTQEIDDPYFTSIRAGIQNRCLEKGVDLRTLHLDQIDTNINLIEKAPAVIAVGHFSKQVVDTLYQANHNIIFVDSNPLGSKTDAVLIDRLALSNDVMQNVLKSHCKRPAFIGNNEERLHTFRKVTKENGLYHDALCKVSKEYCIESGYQAMKEMLQLDELPDVVYAATDMVAVGVYRAIYEAGLTIPTDIQVIGTNDISSARHMSPSLTTMRLFPFEMGEVAIDMFIEKIEGRKYKKTVLFGHEFIWRDSFKIN
- the ugpC gene encoding sn-glycerol-3-phosphate ABC transporter ATP-binding protein UgpC — protein: MSSIQLSNVVKRFDDTQTIHNVNLSIEEGEFVVFVGPSGCGKSTLLRMIAGLEDISDGAISISGNVVNDTPPSERGVAMVFQSYALYPHMTVAENMGYSLKVNKVPKEERDKKVQLVGKALQLEHLLDRKPAQLSGGQRQRVAIGRAIVRDPKVFLFDEPLSNLDAELRVDMRLHIAKLHQELKSTMIYVTHDQVEAMTLADKIVVLRDGKVEQVGSPMDLYHNPINRFVAGFIGSPKMNFLPCTVEGWDETSLTVSLDVGRSITLPIKTAQVEIGKNLTLGIRPEHLTTNPDMITLAFQCEVVERLGGMTYIFGQCGGVDDFKYLHHGDTQVQPGESISLFTSPSHLHIFEPDGNVIKFDSVQSTH
- a CDS encoding extracellular solute-binding protein, which produces MDNNKFSKKLSALAVTALFCSPMALAQQSLLVWEDIQKSFGNEEAVAAFEKQHDVKVNVLEMPYGGQVESLRMDGPAGTGPDVVLIPHDQIGGAVIQGLLAPVQVDKVVTDTFSQSSINALTYNGVLYGLPKSVETVFMVYNKDLISELPETMDEIFELSKKFREENKYGLLAKWDELYYTYGILNGMGGDVFAKKDDGSYDPNKILLNTPGAVEGAKFIQKFYDSKVFPTGIIGNNGLNAIDSLFTSGKAAIVQTGPWALQPYKEAGINYGVAPLPKLPSGEQMGSFMGVKSYSISTFSKNKPLAQEFITFVNNYDNAKRRFELTGEVPAVTKLVDDPVIKNDPGASAVAMQSIHATSMPSIPEMNEVWGPANSALQLIATNKQDAKSALDSAVDSINMQIEANHAMMGQ